CGATGCGTTCTGGGACAAGGATTCGACCACTGAGCTTTACCACTTCATCGGCAAGGACATCGTTAATTTCCACGCCCTGTTCTGGCCGGCAATGCTCGAAGGTTCAGGCTTGCGCAAGCCAACCGGCATCAACGTACACGGCTACCTGACCGTCAACGGCCAGAAAATGTCGAAGTCGCGCGGTACCTTCATCAAAGCGCGTACTTATCTGGATCACCTGTCCCCCGAATACTTGCGTTACTACTACGCGGCAAAGCTGGGACGCGGGGTCGATGATCTGGATCTGAACCTGGACGACTTCGTACAAAAGGTCAATTCCGACCTGATCGGCAAAGTAGTCAACATTGCCAGTCGCTGCGCAGGCTTTATCCACAAGGGCAACGCCGGGGTAATGGTGGCGGACAACGCCGCGCCGGAACTCACCGACGCCTTCCTCGCTGCGGCGCCCAGCATCGCCGACGCCTATGAGGCTCGCGATTTTGCCCGGGCAATGCGTGAAATCATGGGCCTTGCGGACCGTGCCAACGCTTACATCGCCGATAAAGCACCCTGGTCACTCGCCAAGCAGGAGGGTAAACAGGATGAGGTTCAGGCGGTATGCGCGCTGGGTATTAACCTGTTCCGCCAGCTCGTGATCTTCCTGAAGCCGGTGCTGCCTTTGCTGGCTGCCGACGCTGAGCGCTTCCTTAATGTCGCTCCGCTCACCTGGGACGATCACAAAACCCTGTTGAGCAACCATCAGTTGAATCCTTTCCAGGCCCTGATGACCCGCATAGACCCGGCCAAGGTCGAAGCGATGACCGCATCGTCCAAGGAAGACCTTACCGCCAGCGCGACCGATACCGGCCCACAAGGGAACGGCGAACTGACCAAAGATCCACTTTCACCGGAAATAGAATTCGATGCCTTCGCGGCAGTTGATTTGCGCGTTGCATTGATCATCAAAGCCGAACACGTGGAAGGCGCCGACAAGTTGTTGCGCCTGACGCTGGACATTGGCGACGAGCAACGCAATGTGTTCTCAGGCATCAAGAGTGCCTACCCCAACCCGGCTGAGCTCGAAGGCCGCCTGACCATGATGGTTGCCAACCTGAAGCCCCGGAAGATGCGTTTTGGCATCTCGGAAGGGATGGTGATGGCGGCAGGACCCGGCGGCGAAGAAATTTACCTGCTAAGCCCTGACAGCGGCGCCAAGCCAGGTCAGCGAATCAAGTAAACCCCAAACCGCCCGTCAATCGCTTTCGATTGGCGGGCGTTATACATAGCCTGATTTCAGCGCGCTCTAACTGCGGCTCCATCCCACCCTAGGCAATGATTAAAACATGAGCCTGATACAACGCATCGACGCCCTGCTACCGCAAACGCAATGCGGCAAATGTGGACATCCAGGCTGTAAACCGTACGCGGAAGGTCTGTCGGGCGGCGAAGCCATCAACAAATGTCCGCCGGGTGGCGACGAAACCATCGCTCAACTGGCGCAACTGCTCCGAGTCCCTGTCATAGCCCTCGATACTGACCGCGGACTTGCCCCCTCCCAGGTCGCATTCATTCGTGAAGCCGAGTGCATAGGCTGCACCAAATGCATACAAGCGTGTCCGGTTGATGCAATAGTTGGCGCGGCCAAACTGATGCACACCGTCATCGTCGACGAATGCACCGGATGCGACTTGTGCGTGGCGCCTTGCCCTGTCGACTGCATCGAAATGCGGCCATTACCTCCCGCGACAACTGCAATCGTTGGCGGACTGGCGTTTTCCCATACTCAATACCAGACACGTCTCAAAAAGCGCGATCATGCCCGCCATCGGTTCGAATCCCGTAAAGCGAGGCTGAAGCGAGAAGACGACCAGCGACTCTCCGAGCGACTCGCTCGCGCCAGGAAAACGCTGTCCGGCACCGCTGCCCCACAAGCTGAAGCAGGCAACAGCCCATCAGGGAATGCAGCTGCAAACAGCGAAACTGCCATGAAACAGGCTCGCATAGCCGTTGCAATGAGCCGGGCGCAACTTAATAAATCTCTGAAAGCATTCGGTCATCCACCCATCGCCGAACAAGCCGCACGCCTGGTAGAGCTTCAGCGAGAATTTGAAAGGGCCGAACACGCGCTTGAAACATTAAAAGCGGCTGACTCAGGCCCTTCGACGGCTATCGTTTCAAAACCTGATAACGCTGCGCTGAACCGGGCGAAACTTCAAGTTGCGATGCGTCGGGCCACCTTGAAAAAAGCTTTTGCGGCACAAGCGCCAGCGGATCAGATCGAGACCCTGAATGCAGCCGTCATCGAAGCCGAGCGAATGCTGAGCGAACTGGAAATGGAAATGGAAATGCCCGCAGGATTTGGTACTAACAGCTGAGTTCTTAGAATCGGGCAATAAACCGCAGCCAACTGAAAGGACTTACCCGCACCATGAATGCAGCTAAACGTCTGGAAATTTTTCGTCGGCTGCACGAAGACAATCCTGACCCGAAAACCGAACTGGCTTATACCACTGCGTTCGAGTTGCTGATTTCGGTCATCCTCTCGGCGCAAGCGACCGACATAAGCGTCAACAAAGCAACCGCCCGCCTCTACCCGGTGGCAAATACGCCAGAGGCGATCCACGCGCTAGGTGTCGACGGCCTTTCGCAGTACATCAAGACGATCGGGCTCTATAACAGCAAAGCGAAAAATGTGATCGAGACCTGTCGGCTTTTGGTTGAGCGGCATAACAGCGAAGTGCCGCAGACCCGAGAAGCGCTGGAAGCGCTGCCGGGCGTGGGTCGCAAAACTGCGAACGTGGTGCTCAACACCGCCTTCCGACAGATAGCGATGGCGGTAGATACCCATATTTTCCGGGTAAGCAATCGAACCGGGATCGCAAAGGGCAAGAATGTGGTCGAGGTCGAGAAGCAGTTAATGAAATTCGTGCCGAGGGACTTTCTTCTGGACGCTCATCACTGGCTAATTTTGCATGGACGTTATGTGTGTCAGGCAAGAAAGCCTCGCTGTGGCAGTTGCCGAATAGAAGATCTTTGTGAATACAAGGACAAAACGTCGGACGATTGAGGAATAGGGTTTTCGCTGCGTGATCGATTGAAAAAATCTTTTTTACCAAGTGCAGGAATGTCGCTATAAGGTCCGCCATGACCGCCTAAGCCTGGAGTCAATTTATGAGCACTGGCAAAGAGCAATTGGATGCAGATGACGATTTTATCGCCGTAGACCCTGAGGACAACGCACAGTCACCCGTGGAACCCGCGAAGACCAACCTCAATAAGCGTCGCACTATCGATAATCTTCTTGAAGAACGTCGCCTGCAGAGACAACTGGCAGATTACGACTTCGATCTTTGACGATCTGCCCGCTCGATATTCCCATCCCAAACGTCTGTACCGAAGCCTCTCCGACGAAAGAGAGGCTTTGGCGCGTACGATAGAGCCCACCCAAACGCAAAGACCTCAAGCCTGCATACGCCCTTGTCCGTTTCACCTGGAAGGTGTTCTAGACCAAGCCGTTGCGCTGGGCAAGCTCAATGAGATCGACAAGCGAGTGAGCGTTGAGCTTGAGTAGAAGCCTGGTTTTATAGGTGCTGACTGTTTTATTGCTTAAAAACATTCCATCGGCTATTTCCTTATTGGTTTTACCGCGCGCCAGTTGCTGTAGCACCATCATCTCGCGACCGGAGAGCCGGTCGACCATTTCTGCCTCGCTGGCGTTGCCCAGGCTGGAACGTACGGTGTGCAATGCCTGATTCGGAAAATAGCTATAGCCTGAAAGGACAGCCTTGATGGCACTGAGCAGTTCAGTCAGGTCTTGCTGCTTGCAAACATAACCTGCCGCTCCTGCCTGCATACAGCGCATGGAAAAATGCCCCGGCGCCTGAGAGGTCAGAATCAACACCTTGAATTGCAAGGTCATCGCAGACAGCCTTGCAATGACTTCAAGACCATCGAGTTTGGGGATGCCAATGTCCAGAATGACAATATCTGGCAAATGCTCGCGTGCCAGCTGCAAGGCGTCTACTCCGTTATCCGTCTCTGCAATGACCTCATAACCATGACGCTCCATCAGCATGCGCACAGCAAGGCGAATGACAGGGTGATCATCGACGATCAACACTTTATTCATGAGCAGTCCATTTTTTGCTGTTCGAATTTTCGGAGGCAGCACAATAGCTTAGTCGTTTAGTACTTTGCATGGCGGCCCCCCCCACGGAACAACAGGCAAAGACCGTTCTTACGGACACAGCAGAAACTTCCTACAAGTATTGCCATAAGTGAAGACCGCTTCGGTGTGTTCACAGCATCCTCTCCTTGAGACTCGCGCCGGTCTGTGGGTCCAAGCTGGCAGGTACGCGCACGCGATCCGTATCCGATCATTATTGTTGAAGATCCATTCATCGCTAATACCTCATTGGACGTAATACCCTGGTCGATCGCTGATTAGTGAATATCGAGCGTGGGCCAGAAAAAATAGGCAGAGCCGTGGTGATTGCCTGGTGTTTCAGTGATCCGATCAATCATGAGTGTCGACACCACCGGCGTAATGCCTGCGCAGATGATCTCTTTGCAGACGCTCATTGTCAGCCTAAGCTCAATTAATCATTCTTGCCAAATAACAAGATTCATCAAATATGTCGGCCACGCCGAATCGATCCTGACTACGCGGAATATCAAAAAATCACACACCTCGGAACGGGTATATCTACAACTATATATTTCAAGAATACTCCTACAACAGATAACGACTCATCCGAATTTTCGCCAAGACCCAGCCACTAGTCTCCGCGTCCAAAGCTAATAGCGATCAGGAATGAGATGTGTGATGGGTCGGCGGGAGCACTTAGCCAACATCCCTTGTTCAGAGCTGCCTTCGCCAAGTCTTGACGTAATACTAAATCGTTCTATAAATCCATAGCCAAGTTAGCAAATCGGAAAAAGACTACACATCCACACGATCTATTACACCTAACTGTAAGACTGGTTATCCCTCTCGAGTCAATCCAGATAAAATAGATTTTTTATCTTGCATATTTTATTACCAATGGTTATTTTTTTGTAAACTGATCCGGACTGATCAACCTTGCACAAACAACATGAGCTACCAGGTTAATACTAATCCGGAACAGCCTTGCTTAGTTTTTTTGCTGCAGTACCGGCGTATTCAATCCGTTAAGACGTTGACTTCGCTTTGCGCGCACACGCACGCCATGAGTCGTCTGCCGGGTCGACACCCTATTAAAAAAGGAATAAATTATGAACAAGAAAGTACGGACTTCACCATCGCCTAAAACTACCAGCTTGAAACTTGCAGCCGCTGTCCAGCTGTTCATGGACAAAGGTGGCGTGATCAATACGGTGCAAAACGGACAGTCAGGGGAAAGTTCTTCAGACTCCCATATGATTGAAATCCAGGAAACCGGGCCTGATGACGAGACGCTATATAGCGCCAAAGTGGAATTGCTCAGGGGGTTGGTTGCCAAAGGTGCAGGGGTCTCTGCCTTGCAATATTCATTGAGAATGAACAGGAAGGACATCAAACGGTTGGCGGCGGATAACGGGCTAACCATCCGCTGCAGCCAACCTGTAGGAGGCAACAGGCCCACAAGACAAAAAGAATCAGGTGCAGAAGACGATGTCGTTGCTGGCCATGCCATGCATTATTCAAGCTTGGGTTACTCAGCGCCCGAAATAGCACAACTGTTGAATCTGAGTGTCCGCGATGTCTGGAACATCGCCAAAGCGTACCGTATTGAATTCAAGCAGCCCAAGACGGCAGCGCCCGACGGCGAACCTTCGCAGGATTGACGTAGCACGGTCAGGCCCGACATTAGCAGTAGGAAAATACGACTAGCCCCCCTGTTGCACGCTGAAATCCAGAACCGGAATAAACGATAGCATAAGTGGGAAAAGACGACTCTCTGCCAAGTTTTTTTACTGCCACATAGAAGACCTTCACAAAGGTCTTGCGTTTAAAGGCCGCGCATAAAAAAAATCGAAAACCAGCGGCTGACTGTTGCCTCAGCCAATGTTTTTCCTTGAGATAAAAACGGCTAACGTTAGGTGAGAGGCTCGGCCATTAAGCATGAGCATCCCCTGACGCTGCATTTAATTAATGCTCGCTTATATTCAATAACGGAAAACCTATGTCACGACTAAAAGAGTTTCATGACCTTGAGCACGCACTCAAGATCCATATGGCACGGCTGGAAGCACTTAAAACCGAAACAGAACTAACTACCGAACTGGAGTTCGAGAAGAAGCTGACAGCGCTGATGAAGCGTTTCAATAAAGGCACCGAGGATGTCATAGAGATGCTCAGATGGCAACCAAGTGTCGTGAGCACTTCCGTCCACGAAGATAAACCAACGTATGCCGTTGACGTCGCGTTGCCGAAAAAGAAACCTGCAGCGAAACGTTAATTATCATTTCACTGATACTCAGGGATAAATATTTCCAGAGCCCATAAAAAAAGCAGCCTCAGTGGGCTGCTTTTCTCATCACCGCGAATCAGAACAGCTTGCGGTTCTTATTAGCCGCGATACGCATGCGCAGCGCATTGAGCTTGATGAAACCGGCAGCATCGGCCTGGTTGTAAGCGCCGCCGTCCTCTTCAAACGTCGCGATATTGGCATCGAACAGCGAGTCATCAGATTTACGGCCGGTCACGATCACGTTGCCCTTATACAGCTTCAAGCGCACGACACCATTCACGTGAGCCTGGGAGGCGTCGATCATCTGCTGCATCATCAAACGCTCAGGGCTCCACCAGTAGCCGGTGTAGATCATGCTGGCGTACTTGGGCATCAACTCGTCTTTGAGGTGAGCAACTTCACGGTCGAGGGTGATCGACTCGATGGCACGGTGGCCGCGCAGCATGATCGTGCCGCCTGGCGTCTCGTAGCAGCCGCGGGACTTCATACCCACATAGCGGTTTTCGACGATATCCAACCGGCCGATACCGTTCTCGCCGCCGATGCGGTTGAGGGTC
The DNA window shown above is from Pseudomonas sp. BSw22131 and carries:
- the metG gene encoding methionine--tRNA ligase — encoded protein: MSEPRKILVTSALPYANGSIHLGHMLEYIQTDMWVRFQKHRGNQCIYVCADDAHGSAIMLRAEKEGITPEQLIANVQAEHSADFAEFLVDFDNFHSTHSDENRELSSEIYTRLRDAGHIATRSVTQYFDPEKKMFLADRFIKGTCPKCGTEDQYGDNCEKCGATYAPTDLKDPKSAISGATPVLRDSKHFFFDLPAFDAMLKSWTRSGTLQDAVANKIAEWLDAGLQQWDISRDAPYFGFEIPDEPGKYFYVWLDAPIGYMASFKNLCARSPELDFDAFWDKDSTTELYHFIGKDIVNFHALFWPAMLEGSGLRKPTGINVHGYLTVNGQKMSKSRGTFIKARTYLDHLSPEYLRYYYAAKLGRGVDDLDLNLDDFVQKVNSDLIGKVVNIASRCAGFIHKGNAGVMVADNAAPELTDAFLAAAPSIADAYEARDFARAMREIMGLADRANAYIADKAPWSLAKQEGKQDEVQAVCALGINLFRQLVIFLKPVLPLLAADAERFLNVAPLTWDDHKTLLSNHQLNPFQALMTRIDPAKVEAMTASSKEDLTASATDTGPQGNGELTKDPLSPEIEFDAFAAVDLRVALIIKAEHVEGADKLLRLTLDIGDEQRNVFSGIKSAYPNPAELEGRLTMMVANLKPRKMRFGISEGMVMAAGPGGEEIYLLSPDSGAKPGQRIK
- the rsxB gene encoding electron transport complex subunit RsxB, with the translated sequence MSLIQRIDALLPQTQCGKCGHPGCKPYAEGLSGGEAINKCPPGGDETIAQLAQLLRVPVIALDTDRGLAPSQVAFIREAECIGCTKCIQACPVDAIVGAAKLMHTVIVDECTGCDLCVAPCPVDCIEMRPLPPATTAIVGGLAFSHTQYQTRLKKRDHARHRFESRKARLKREDDQRLSERLARARKTLSGTAAPQAEAGNSPSGNAAANSETAMKQARIAVAMSRAQLNKSLKAFGHPPIAEQAARLVELQREFERAEHALETLKAADSGPSTAIVSKPDNAALNRAKLQVAMRRATLKKAFAAQAPADQIETLNAAVIEAERMLSELEMEMEMPAGFGTNS
- the nth gene encoding endonuclease III translates to MNAAKRLEIFRRLHEDNPDPKTELAYTTAFELLISVILSAQATDISVNKATARLYPVANTPEAIHALGVDGLSQYIKTIGLYNSKAKNVIETCRLLVERHNSEVPQTREALEALPGVGRKTANVVLNTAFRQIAMAVDTHIFRVSNRTGIAKGKNVVEVEKQLMKFVPRDFLLDAHHWLILHGRYVCQARKPRCGSCRIEDLCEYKDKTSDD
- a CDS encoding PA3496 family putative envelope integrity protein, yielding MSTGKEQLDADDDFIAVDPEDNAQSPVEPAKTNLNKRRTIDNLLEERRLQRQLADYDFDL
- a CDS encoding response regulator transcription factor, with translation MNKVLIVDDHPVIRLAVRMLMERHGYEVIAETDNGVDALQLAREHLPDIVILDIGIPKLDGLEVIARLSAMTLQFKVLILTSQAPGHFSMRCMQAGAAGYVCKQQDLTELLSAIKAVLSGYSYFPNQALHTVRSSLGNASEAEMVDRLSGREMMVLQQLARGKTNKEIADGMFLSNKTVSTYKTRLLLKLNAHSLVDLIELAQRNGLV